A genomic window from Macaca thibetana thibetana isolate TM-01 chromosome 16, ASM2454274v1, whole genome shotgun sequence includes:
- the GPS1 gene encoding COP9 signalosome complex subunit 1 isoform X8 — MQIDVDPQEDPQNAPDVNYVVENPSLDLEQYAASYSGLMRIERLQFIADHCPTLRVEALKMALSFVQRTFNVDMYEEIHRKLSEATRSSLRELQNAPDAIPESGVEPPPLDTAWVEATRKKALLKLEKLDTDLKNYKGNSIKESIRRGHDDLGDHYLDCGDLSNALKCYSRARDYCTSAKHVINMCLNVIKVSVYLQNWSHVLSYVSKAESTPEIAERGERDSQTQAILTKLKCAAGLAELAARKYKQAAKCLLLASFDHCDFPELLSPSNVAIYGGLCALATFDRQELQRNVISSSSFKLFLELEPQVRDIIFKFYESKYASCLKMLDEMKDNLLLDMYLAPHVRTLYTQIRNRALIQYFSPYVSADMHRMAAAFNTTVAALEDELTQLILEGLISARVDSHSKILYARDVDQRSTTFEKSLLMGKEFQRRAKAMMLRAAVLRNQIHVKSPPREGSQGELTPANSQSRMSTNM; from the exons ATGCAGATCGACGTGGACCCCCAGGAAGACCCGCAGAATGCACCTGACGTCAACTACGTGGTGGAGAACCCCAGCCTG GATCTGGAGCAGTATGCAGCCAGTTACAGCGGCCTGATGCGCATCGAACGGCTGCAGTTCATTGCTGATCACTGCCCCACGCTGCGGGTGGAGGCCCTGAAGATGGCCCTGTCCTTCGTGCAGAGAACCTTTAATGTGGACATGTATGAGGAAATCCACCGCAAGCTCTCAGAGGCCACCAG GTCCTCTCTCAGGGAGCTGCAGAACGCACCCGACGCCATCCCTGAGAGTGGCGTGGAGCCCCCACCCCTAGACACGGCCTGGGTGGAGGCCACGCGGAAGAAGGCCCTGCTGAAGCTGGAGAAGCTGGACACGGACCTGAAGAACTACAAAGGCAACTCCATCAAGGAGAGCATCCGGCGCGGCCACGACGACCTGGGCGACCACTACCTGGACTGTGGGGACCTCAGCAACGCCCTCAAGTGCTACTCCCGGGCCCGGGACTACTGCACCAGCGCCAAGCACGTCATCAACATGTGCCTCAACGTCATCAAG GTCAGCGTCTACTTACAGAATTGGTCTCATGTGCTTAGCTATGTCAGCAAGGCTGAGTCTACCCCGGAGATTGCTGAG CGAGGAGAGCGTGACAGCCAGACCCAGGCCATCCTCACCAAGCTCAAGTGTGCCGCAG GTTTGGCGGAGCTGGCCGCCAGGAAGTACAAGCAGGCTGCCAAGTGCCTCCTGCTGGCTTCCTTTGATCACTGCGACTTCCCTGAG CTGCTGTCCCCCAGCAACGTGGCCATCTACGGTGGCCTGTGCGCCTTGGCTACCTTTGACCGGCAGGAGCTGCAGCGCAACGTCATCTCCAGTAG CTCCTTCAAGTTGTTCTTGGAGCTGGAGCCGCAGGTCCGAGACATCATCTTCAAATTCTACGAGTCCAAGTACGCCTCATGCCTCAAGATGCTGGATGAGATGAAG GACAACCTGCTCCTGGACATGTATTTGGCTCCCCACGTCAGGACCCTGTACACCCAGATTCGCAACCGTGCCCTCATCCAG TATTTCAGTCCCTACGTGTCAGCCGACATGCATAGGATGGCGGCGGCCTTCAACACCACAGTGGCTGCCCTGGAGGACGAGCTGACACAGCTAATCCTGGAGGGGCTGATCAGTGCCCGCGTGGACTCGCACAGCAAG ATCCTCTATGCCCGGGATGTGGATCAGCGCAGCACCACCTTTGAGAAGTCTCTGCTGATGGGCAAGGAGTTCCAGCGCCGCGCCAAGGCCATGATGCTGCGGGCAGCTGTGCTCCGCAACCAGATCCATGTCAAG TCCCCGCCTAGAGAAGGGAGCCAGGGGGAGCTgactccagccaacagccagtcTCGGATGAGCACCAACATGTGA
- the GPS1 gene encoding COP9 signalosome complex subunit 1 isoform X4, producing the protein MPLPVQVFNLQGAVEPMQIDVDPQEDPQNAPDVNYVVENPSLDLEQYAASYSGLMRIERLQFIADHCPTLRVEALKMALSFVQRTFNVDMYEEIHRKLSEATRSSLRELQNAPDAIPESGVEPPPLDTAWVEATRKKALLKLEKLDTDLKNYKGNSIKESIRRGHDDLGDHYLDCGDLSNALKCYSRARDYCTSAKHVINMCLNVIKVSVYLQNWSHVLSYVSKAESTPEIAERGERDSQTQAILTKLKCAAGLAELAARKYKQAAKCLLLASFDHCDFPELLSPSNVAIYGGLCALATFDRQELQRNVISSSSFKLFLELEPQVRDIIFKFYESKYASCLKMLDEMKDNLLLDMYLAPHVRTLYTQIRNRALIQYFSPYVSADMHRMAAAFNTTVAALEDELTQLILEGLISARVDSHSKILYARDVDQRSTTFEKSLLMGKEFQRRAKAMMLRAAVLRNQIHVKSPPREGSQGELTPANSQSRMSTNM; encoded by the exons GGGGCTGTGGAGCCCATGCAGATCGACGTGGACCCCCAGGAAGACCCGCAGAATGCACCTGACGTCAACTACGTGGTGGAGAACCCCAGCCTG GATCTGGAGCAGTATGCAGCCAGTTACAGCGGCCTGATGCGCATCGAACGGCTGCAGTTCATTGCTGATCACTGCCCCACGCTGCGGGTGGAGGCCCTGAAGATGGCCCTGTCCTTCGTGCAGAGAACCTTTAATGTGGACATGTATGAGGAAATCCACCGCAAGCTCTCAGAGGCCACCAG GTCCTCTCTCAGGGAGCTGCAGAACGCACCCGACGCCATCCCTGAGAGTGGCGTGGAGCCCCCACCCCTAGACACGGCCTGGGTGGAGGCCACGCGGAAGAAGGCCCTGCTGAAGCTGGAGAAGCTGGACACGGACCTGAAGAACTACAAAGGCAACTCCATCAAGGAGAGCATCCGGCGCGGCCACGACGACCTGGGCGACCACTACCTGGACTGTGGGGACCTCAGCAACGCCCTCAAGTGCTACTCCCGGGCCCGGGACTACTGCACCAGCGCCAAGCACGTCATCAACATGTGCCTCAACGTCATCAAG GTCAGCGTCTACTTACAGAATTGGTCTCATGTGCTTAGCTATGTCAGCAAGGCTGAGTCTACCCCGGAGATTGCTGAG CGAGGAGAGCGTGACAGCCAGACCCAGGCCATCCTCACCAAGCTCAAGTGTGCCGCAG GTTTGGCGGAGCTGGCCGCCAGGAAGTACAAGCAGGCTGCCAAGTGCCTCCTGCTGGCTTCCTTTGATCACTGCGACTTCCCTGAG CTGCTGTCCCCCAGCAACGTGGCCATCTACGGTGGCCTGTGCGCCTTGGCTACCTTTGACCGGCAGGAGCTGCAGCGCAACGTCATCTCCAGTAG CTCCTTCAAGTTGTTCTTGGAGCTGGAGCCGCAGGTCCGAGACATCATCTTCAAATTCTACGAGTCCAAGTACGCCTCATGCCTCAAGATGCTGGATGAGATGAAG GACAACCTGCTCCTGGACATGTATTTGGCTCCCCACGTCAGGACCCTGTACACCCAGATTCGCAACCGTGCCCTCATCCAG TATTTCAGTCCCTACGTGTCAGCCGACATGCATAGGATGGCGGCGGCCTTCAACACCACAGTGGCTGCCCTGGAGGACGAGCTGACACAGCTAATCCTGGAGGGGCTGATCAGTGCCCGCGTGGACTCGCACAGCAAG ATCCTCTATGCCCGGGATGTGGATCAGCGCAGCACCACCTTTGAGAAGTCTCTGCTGATGGGCAAGGAGTTCCAGCGCCGCGCCAAGGCCATGATGCTGCGGGCAGCTGTGCTCCGCAACCAGATCCATGTCAAG TCCCCGCCTAGAGAAGGGAGCCAGGGGGAGCTgactccagccaacagccagtcTCGGATGAGCACCAACATGTGA
- the GPS1 gene encoding COP9 signalosome complex subunit 1 isoform X3: protein MRDSSAPSSASSSVTDLYCTPHSSRSDLLLPGTAGDFSLSASLSACTLLYEGAVEPMQIDVDPQEDPQNAPDVNYVVENPSLDLEQYAASYSGLMRIERLQFIADHCPTLRVEALKMALSFVQRTFNVDMYEEIHRKLSEATRELQNAPDAIPESGVEPPPLDTAWVEATRKKALLKLEKLDTDLKNYKGNSIKESIRRGHDDLGDHYLDCGDLSNALKCYSRARDYCTSAKHVINMCLNVIKVSVYLQNWSHVLSYVSKAESTPEIAERGERDSQTQAILTKLKCAAGLAELAARKYKQAAKCLLLASFDHCDFPELLSPSNVAIYGGLCALATFDRQELQRNVISSSSFKLFLELEPQVRDIIFKFYESKYASCLKMLDEMKDNLLLDMYLAPHVRTLYTQIRNRALIQYFSPYVSADMHRMAAAFNTTVAALEDELTQLILEGLISARVDSHSKILYARDVDQRSTTFEKSLLMGKEFQRRAKAMMLRAAVLRNQIHVKSPPREGSQGELTPANSQSRMSTNM from the exons AGCAGTAGGTCAGACCTCCTCCTGCCCGGTACGGCCGGGGACTTCAGCCTGAGCGCCAGCCTGTCGGCCTGTACGCTGCTCTACGAG GGGGCTGTGGAGCCCATGCAGATCGACGTGGACCCCCAGGAAGACCCGCAGAATGCACCTGACGTCAACTACGTGGTGGAGAACCCCAGCCTG GATCTGGAGCAGTATGCAGCCAGTTACAGCGGCCTGATGCGCATCGAACGGCTGCAGTTCATTGCTGATCACTGCCCCACGCTGCGGGTGGAGGCCCTGAAGATGGCCCTGTCCTTCGTGCAGAGAACCTTTAATGTGGACATGTATGAGGAAATCCACCGCAAGCTCTCAGAGGCCACCAG GGAGCTGCAGAACGCACCCGACGCCATCCCTGAGAGTGGCGTGGAGCCCCCACCCCTAGACACGGCCTGGGTGGAGGCCACGCGGAAGAAGGCCCTGCTGAAGCTGGAGAAGCTGGACACGGACCTGAAGAACTACAAAGGCAACTCCATCAAGGAGAGCATCCGGCGCGGCCACGACGACCTGGGCGACCACTACCTGGACTGTGGGGACCTCAGCAACGCCCTCAAGTGCTACTCCCGGGCCCGGGACTACTGCACCAGCGCCAAGCACGTCATCAACATGTGCCTCAACGTCATCAAG GTCAGCGTCTACTTACAGAATTGGTCTCATGTGCTTAGCTATGTCAGCAAGGCTGAGTCTACCCCGGAGATTGCTGAG CGAGGAGAGCGTGACAGCCAGACCCAGGCCATCCTCACCAAGCTCAAGTGTGCCGCAG GTTTGGCGGAGCTGGCCGCCAGGAAGTACAAGCAGGCTGCCAAGTGCCTCCTGCTGGCTTCCTTTGATCACTGCGACTTCCCTGAG CTGCTGTCCCCCAGCAACGTGGCCATCTACGGTGGCCTGTGCGCCTTGGCTACCTTTGACCGGCAGGAGCTGCAGCGCAACGTCATCTCCAGTAG CTCCTTCAAGTTGTTCTTGGAGCTGGAGCCGCAGGTCCGAGACATCATCTTCAAATTCTACGAGTCCAAGTACGCCTCATGCCTCAAGATGCTGGATGAGATGAAG GACAACCTGCTCCTGGACATGTATTTGGCTCCCCACGTCAGGACCCTGTACACCCAGATTCGCAACCGTGCCCTCATCCAG TATTTCAGTCCCTACGTGTCAGCCGACATGCATAGGATGGCGGCGGCCTTCAACACCACAGTGGCTGCCCTGGAGGACGAGCTGACACAGCTAATCCTGGAGGGGCTGATCAGTGCCCGCGTGGACTCGCACAGCAAG ATCCTCTATGCCCGGGATGTGGATCAGCGCAGCACCACCTTTGAGAAGTCTCTGCTGATGGGCAAGGAGTTCCAGCGCCGCGCCAAGGCCATGATGCTGCGGGCAGCTGTGCTCCGCAACCAGATCCATGTCAAG TCCCCGCCTAGAGAAGGGAGCCAGGGGGAGCTgactccagccaacagccagtcTCGGATGAGCACCAACATGTGA
- the GPS1 gene encoding COP9 signalosome complex subunit 1 isoform X9 — MQIDVDPQEDPQNAPDVNYVVENPSLDLEQYAASYSGLMRIERLQFIADHCPTLRVEALKMALSFVQRTFNVDMYEEIHRKLSEATRELQNAPDAIPESGVEPPPLDTAWVEATRKKALLKLEKLDTDLKNYKGNSIKESIRRGHDDLGDHYLDCGDLSNALKCYSRARDYCTSAKHVINMCLNVIKVSVYLQNWSHVLSYVSKAESTPEIAEQRGERDSQTQAILTKLKCAAGLAELAARKYKQAAKCLLLASFDHCDFPELLSPSNVAIYGGLCALATFDRQELQRNVISSSSFKLFLELEPQVRDIIFKFYESKYASCLKMLDEMKDNLLLDMYLAPHVRTLYTQIRNRALIQYFSPYVSADMHRMAAAFNTTVAALEDELTQLILEGLISARVDSHSKILYARDVDQRSTTFEKSLLMGKEFQRRAKAMMLRAAVLRNQIHVKSPPREGSQGELTPANSQSRMSTNM, encoded by the exons ATGCAGATCGACGTGGACCCCCAGGAAGACCCGCAGAATGCACCTGACGTCAACTACGTGGTGGAGAACCCCAGCCTG GATCTGGAGCAGTATGCAGCCAGTTACAGCGGCCTGATGCGCATCGAACGGCTGCAGTTCATTGCTGATCACTGCCCCACGCTGCGGGTGGAGGCCCTGAAGATGGCCCTGTCCTTCGTGCAGAGAACCTTTAATGTGGACATGTATGAGGAAATCCACCGCAAGCTCTCAGAGGCCACCAG GGAGCTGCAGAACGCACCCGACGCCATCCCTGAGAGTGGCGTGGAGCCCCCACCCCTAGACACGGCCTGGGTGGAGGCCACGCGGAAGAAGGCCCTGCTGAAGCTGGAGAAGCTGGACACGGACCTGAAGAACTACAAAGGCAACTCCATCAAGGAGAGCATCCGGCGCGGCCACGACGACCTGGGCGACCACTACCTGGACTGTGGGGACCTCAGCAACGCCCTCAAGTGCTACTCCCGGGCCCGGGACTACTGCACCAGCGCCAAGCACGTCATCAACATGTGCCTCAACGTCATCAAG GTCAGCGTCTACTTACAGAATTGGTCTCATGTGCTTAGCTATGTCAGCAAGGCTGAGTCTACCCCGGAGATTGCTGAG CAGCGAGGAGAGCGTGACAGCCAGACCCAGGCCATCCTCACCAAGCTCAAGTGTGCCGCAG GTTTGGCGGAGCTGGCCGCCAGGAAGTACAAGCAGGCTGCCAAGTGCCTCCTGCTGGCTTCCTTTGATCACTGCGACTTCCCTGAG CTGCTGTCCCCCAGCAACGTGGCCATCTACGGTGGCCTGTGCGCCTTGGCTACCTTTGACCGGCAGGAGCTGCAGCGCAACGTCATCTCCAGTAG CTCCTTCAAGTTGTTCTTGGAGCTGGAGCCGCAGGTCCGAGACATCATCTTCAAATTCTACGAGTCCAAGTACGCCTCATGCCTCAAGATGCTGGATGAGATGAAG GACAACCTGCTCCTGGACATGTATTTGGCTCCCCACGTCAGGACCCTGTACACCCAGATTCGCAACCGTGCCCTCATCCAG TATTTCAGTCCCTACGTGTCAGCCGACATGCATAGGATGGCGGCGGCCTTCAACACCACAGTGGCTGCCCTGGAGGACGAGCTGACACAGCTAATCCTGGAGGGGCTGATCAGTGCCCGCGTGGACTCGCACAGCAAG ATCCTCTATGCCCGGGATGTGGATCAGCGCAGCACCACCTTTGAGAAGTCTCTGCTGATGGGCAAGGAGTTCCAGCGCCGCGCCAAGGCCATGATGCTGCGGGCAGCTGTGCTCCGCAACCAGATCCATGTCAAG TCCCCGCCTAGAGAAGGGAGCCAGGGGGAGCTgactccagccaacagccagtcTCGGATGAGCACCAACATGTGA
- the GPS1 gene encoding COP9 signalosome complex subunit 1 isoform X10, giving the protein MQIDVDPQEDPQNAPDVNYVVENPSLDLEQYAASYSGLMRIERLQFIADHCPTLRVEALKMALSFVQRTFNVDMYEEIHRKLSEATRELQNAPDAIPESGVEPPPLDTAWVEATRKKALLKLEKLDTDLKNYKGNSIKESIRRGHDDLGDHYLDCGDLSNALKCYSRARDYCTSAKHVINMCLNVIKVSVYLQNWSHVLSYVSKAESTPEIAERGERDSQTQAILTKLKCAAGLAELAARKYKQAAKCLLLASFDHCDFPELLSPSNVAIYGGLCALATFDRQELQRNVISSSSFKLFLELEPQVRDIIFKFYESKYASCLKMLDEMKDNLLLDMYLAPHVRTLYTQIRNRALIQYFSPYVSADMHRMAAAFNTTVAALEDELTQLILEGLISARVDSHSKILYARDVDQRSTTFEKSLLMGKEFQRRAKAMMLRAAVLRNQIHVKSPPREGSQGELTPANSQSRMSTNM; this is encoded by the exons ATGCAGATCGACGTGGACCCCCAGGAAGACCCGCAGAATGCACCTGACGTCAACTACGTGGTGGAGAACCCCAGCCTG GATCTGGAGCAGTATGCAGCCAGTTACAGCGGCCTGATGCGCATCGAACGGCTGCAGTTCATTGCTGATCACTGCCCCACGCTGCGGGTGGAGGCCCTGAAGATGGCCCTGTCCTTCGTGCAGAGAACCTTTAATGTGGACATGTATGAGGAAATCCACCGCAAGCTCTCAGAGGCCACCAG GGAGCTGCAGAACGCACCCGACGCCATCCCTGAGAGTGGCGTGGAGCCCCCACCCCTAGACACGGCCTGGGTGGAGGCCACGCGGAAGAAGGCCCTGCTGAAGCTGGAGAAGCTGGACACGGACCTGAAGAACTACAAAGGCAACTCCATCAAGGAGAGCATCCGGCGCGGCCACGACGACCTGGGCGACCACTACCTGGACTGTGGGGACCTCAGCAACGCCCTCAAGTGCTACTCCCGGGCCCGGGACTACTGCACCAGCGCCAAGCACGTCATCAACATGTGCCTCAACGTCATCAAG GTCAGCGTCTACTTACAGAATTGGTCTCATGTGCTTAGCTATGTCAGCAAGGCTGAGTCTACCCCGGAGATTGCTGAG CGAGGAGAGCGTGACAGCCAGACCCAGGCCATCCTCACCAAGCTCAAGTGTGCCGCAG GTTTGGCGGAGCTGGCCGCCAGGAAGTACAAGCAGGCTGCCAAGTGCCTCCTGCTGGCTTCCTTTGATCACTGCGACTTCCCTGAG CTGCTGTCCCCCAGCAACGTGGCCATCTACGGTGGCCTGTGCGCCTTGGCTACCTTTGACCGGCAGGAGCTGCAGCGCAACGTCATCTCCAGTAG CTCCTTCAAGTTGTTCTTGGAGCTGGAGCCGCAGGTCCGAGACATCATCTTCAAATTCTACGAGTCCAAGTACGCCTCATGCCTCAAGATGCTGGATGAGATGAAG GACAACCTGCTCCTGGACATGTATTTGGCTCCCCACGTCAGGACCCTGTACACCCAGATTCGCAACCGTGCCCTCATCCAG TATTTCAGTCCCTACGTGTCAGCCGACATGCATAGGATGGCGGCGGCCTTCAACACCACAGTGGCTGCCCTGGAGGACGAGCTGACACAGCTAATCCTGGAGGGGCTGATCAGTGCCCGCGTGGACTCGCACAGCAAG ATCCTCTATGCCCGGGATGTGGATCAGCGCAGCACCACCTTTGAGAAGTCTCTGCTGATGGGCAAGGAGTTCCAGCGCCGCGCCAAGGCCATGATGCTGCGGGCAGCTGTGCTCCGCAACCAGATCCATGTCAAG TCCCCGCCTAGAGAAGGGAGCCAGGGGGAGCTgactccagccaacagccagtcTCGGATGAGCACCAACATGTGA
- the GPS1 gene encoding COP9 signalosome complex subunit 1 isoform X5 has product MPLPVQVFNLQGAVEPMQIDVDPQEDPQNAPDVNYVVENPSLDLEQYAASYSGLMRIERLQFIADHCPTLRVEALKMALSFVQRTFNVDMYEEIHRKLSEATRELQNAPDAIPESGVEPPPLDTAWVEATRKKALLKLEKLDTDLKNYKGNSIKESIRRGHDDLGDHYLDCGDLSNALKCYSRARDYCTSAKHVINMCLNVIKVSVYLQNWSHVLSYVSKAESTPEIAEQRGERDSQTQAILTKLKCAAGLAELAARKYKQAAKCLLLASFDHCDFPELLSPSNVAIYGGLCALATFDRQELQRNVISSSSFKLFLELEPQVRDIIFKFYESKYASCLKMLDEMKDNLLLDMYLAPHVRTLYTQIRNRALIQYFSPYVSADMHRMAAAFNTTVAALEDELTQLILEGLISARVDSHSKILYARDVDQRSTTFEKSLLMGKEFQRRAKAMMLRAAVLRNQIHVKSPPREGSQGELTPANSQSRMSTNM; this is encoded by the exons GGGGCTGTGGAGCCCATGCAGATCGACGTGGACCCCCAGGAAGACCCGCAGAATGCACCTGACGTCAACTACGTGGTGGAGAACCCCAGCCTG GATCTGGAGCAGTATGCAGCCAGTTACAGCGGCCTGATGCGCATCGAACGGCTGCAGTTCATTGCTGATCACTGCCCCACGCTGCGGGTGGAGGCCCTGAAGATGGCCCTGTCCTTCGTGCAGAGAACCTTTAATGTGGACATGTATGAGGAAATCCACCGCAAGCTCTCAGAGGCCACCAG GGAGCTGCAGAACGCACCCGACGCCATCCCTGAGAGTGGCGTGGAGCCCCCACCCCTAGACACGGCCTGGGTGGAGGCCACGCGGAAGAAGGCCCTGCTGAAGCTGGAGAAGCTGGACACGGACCTGAAGAACTACAAAGGCAACTCCATCAAGGAGAGCATCCGGCGCGGCCACGACGACCTGGGCGACCACTACCTGGACTGTGGGGACCTCAGCAACGCCCTCAAGTGCTACTCCCGGGCCCGGGACTACTGCACCAGCGCCAAGCACGTCATCAACATGTGCCTCAACGTCATCAAG GTCAGCGTCTACTTACAGAATTGGTCTCATGTGCTTAGCTATGTCAGCAAGGCTGAGTCTACCCCGGAGATTGCTGAG CAGCGAGGAGAGCGTGACAGCCAGACCCAGGCCATCCTCACCAAGCTCAAGTGTGCCGCAG GTTTGGCGGAGCTGGCCGCCAGGAAGTACAAGCAGGCTGCCAAGTGCCTCCTGCTGGCTTCCTTTGATCACTGCGACTTCCCTGAG CTGCTGTCCCCCAGCAACGTGGCCATCTACGGTGGCCTGTGCGCCTTGGCTACCTTTGACCGGCAGGAGCTGCAGCGCAACGTCATCTCCAGTAG CTCCTTCAAGTTGTTCTTGGAGCTGGAGCCGCAGGTCCGAGACATCATCTTCAAATTCTACGAGTCCAAGTACGCCTCATGCCTCAAGATGCTGGATGAGATGAAG GACAACCTGCTCCTGGACATGTATTTGGCTCCCCACGTCAGGACCCTGTACACCCAGATTCGCAACCGTGCCCTCATCCAG TATTTCAGTCCCTACGTGTCAGCCGACATGCATAGGATGGCGGCGGCCTTCAACACCACAGTGGCTGCCCTGGAGGACGAGCTGACACAGCTAATCCTGGAGGGGCTGATCAGTGCCCGCGTGGACTCGCACAGCAAG ATCCTCTATGCCCGGGATGTGGATCAGCGCAGCACCACCTTTGAGAAGTCTCTGCTGATGGGCAAGGAGTTCCAGCGCCGCGCCAAGGCCATGATGCTGCGGGCAGCTGTGCTCCGCAACCAGATCCATGTCAAG TCCCCGCCTAGAGAAGGGAGCCAGGGGGAGCTgactccagccaacagccagtcTCGGATGAGCACCAACATGTGA
- the GPS1 gene encoding COP9 signalosome complex subunit 1 isoform X6 codes for MPLPVQVFNLQGAVEPMQIDVDPQEDPQNAPDVNYVVENPSLDLEQYAASYSGLMRIERLQFIADHCPTLRVEALKMALSFVQRTFNVDMYEEIHRKLSEATRELQNAPDAIPESGVEPPPLDTAWVEATRKKALLKLEKLDTDLKNYKGNSIKESIRRGHDDLGDHYLDCGDLSNALKCYSRARDYCTSAKHVINMCLNVIKVSVYLQNWSHVLSYVSKAESTPEIAERGERDSQTQAILTKLKCAAGLAELAARKYKQAAKCLLLASFDHCDFPELLSPSNVAIYGGLCALATFDRQELQRNVISSSSFKLFLELEPQVRDIIFKFYESKYASCLKMLDEMKDNLLLDMYLAPHVRTLYTQIRNRALIQYFSPYVSADMHRMAAAFNTTVAALEDELTQLILEGLISARVDSHSKILYARDVDQRSTTFEKSLLMGKEFQRRAKAMMLRAAVLRNQIHVKSPPREGSQGELTPANSQSRMSTNM; via the exons GGGGCTGTGGAGCCCATGCAGATCGACGTGGACCCCCAGGAAGACCCGCAGAATGCACCTGACGTCAACTACGTGGTGGAGAACCCCAGCCTG GATCTGGAGCAGTATGCAGCCAGTTACAGCGGCCTGATGCGCATCGAACGGCTGCAGTTCATTGCTGATCACTGCCCCACGCTGCGGGTGGAGGCCCTGAAGATGGCCCTGTCCTTCGTGCAGAGAACCTTTAATGTGGACATGTATGAGGAAATCCACCGCAAGCTCTCAGAGGCCACCAG GGAGCTGCAGAACGCACCCGACGCCATCCCTGAGAGTGGCGTGGAGCCCCCACCCCTAGACACGGCCTGGGTGGAGGCCACGCGGAAGAAGGCCCTGCTGAAGCTGGAGAAGCTGGACACGGACCTGAAGAACTACAAAGGCAACTCCATCAAGGAGAGCATCCGGCGCGGCCACGACGACCTGGGCGACCACTACCTGGACTGTGGGGACCTCAGCAACGCCCTCAAGTGCTACTCCCGGGCCCGGGACTACTGCACCAGCGCCAAGCACGTCATCAACATGTGCCTCAACGTCATCAAG GTCAGCGTCTACTTACAGAATTGGTCTCATGTGCTTAGCTATGTCAGCAAGGCTGAGTCTACCCCGGAGATTGCTGAG CGAGGAGAGCGTGACAGCCAGACCCAGGCCATCCTCACCAAGCTCAAGTGTGCCGCAG GTTTGGCGGAGCTGGCCGCCAGGAAGTACAAGCAGGCTGCCAAGTGCCTCCTGCTGGCTTCCTTTGATCACTGCGACTTCCCTGAG CTGCTGTCCCCCAGCAACGTGGCCATCTACGGTGGCCTGTGCGCCTTGGCTACCTTTGACCGGCAGGAGCTGCAGCGCAACGTCATCTCCAGTAG CTCCTTCAAGTTGTTCTTGGAGCTGGAGCCGCAGGTCCGAGACATCATCTTCAAATTCTACGAGTCCAAGTACGCCTCATGCCTCAAGATGCTGGATGAGATGAAG GACAACCTGCTCCTGGACATGTATTTGGCTCCCCACGTCAGGACCCTGTACACCCAGATTCGCAACCGTGCCCTCATCCAG TATTTCAGTCCCTACGTGTCAGCCGACATGCATAGGATGGCGGCGGCCTTCAACACCACAGTGGCTGCCCTGGAGGACGAGCTGACACAGCTAATCCTGGAGGGGCTGATCAGTGCCCGCGTGGACTCGCACAGCAAG ATCCTCTATGCCCGGGATGTGGATCAGCGCAGCACCACCTTTGAGAAGTCTCTGCTGATGGGCAAGGAGTTCCAGCGCCGCGCCAAGGCCATGATGCTGCGGGCAGCTGTGCTCCGCAACCAGATCCATGTCAAG TCCCCGCCTAGAGAAGGGAGCCAGGGGGAGCTgactccagccaacagccagtcTCGGATGAGCACCAACATGTGA